The Psilocybe cubensis strain MGC-MH-2018 chromosome 7, whole genome shotgun sequence genome has a window encoding:
- a CDS encoding Xylulose kinase: MSSAAPSKPLFLGLDLSTQQLKAVLLDEESNVVHEAAVHFDRDLPHHGTTNGAILGPDDGEVTSPVKMWLEAIDLLCERLSEGKIDFGAIAAVSGAGQQHGSVFWSSDSDSLLASLDSSKSLTEQLFPAAFASPKAPIWQDSSTTVDCKRLEDEFGGAQAVADVSGSRAYERFTGNQISRIRRLKPDVYEASTHISLVSSFITSVFLGRIAPIDISDASGMNLMDVLSCKWDQRLLEICGGPTLRAKLGEEPVIGGTSLGPVSSWWVKKWGFNPECIVAPFTGDNPATVMSLSAPGDALLSLGTSTTFLLSIPHTSAPPKRFTTSHLLAHPTDFDGKIAMLCYKNGALAREQIRDRFANGDWDKFNQLIQQTPPGCNGNLGFYFPLPEIIPPNVTGEFFFTTDLVKTTVKPPLPTENVPPTIHPRAIVESQFLSIRSRIAAMLPKDSPHLKRLVISGGSSQNLVIRQLLADIFDMDVYVSATKEAAASGGALLAKYAWWKRSHPEGTFEDMTAGEAMGLQCVANPNKEISAVYNDLVSVYDACEAQVVDSWAAKN; encoded by the exons ATGTCGTCTGCTGCACCGTCCAAACCCCTCTTTCTTGGCCTTGACCTGTCAACGCAACAGCTGAAGGCCGTCTTGCTTGACGAGGAGTCGAATGTTGTACACGAAGCTGCGGTGCACTTCGATCGCGATTTACCTCACCATGGAACGACGAATGGCGCGATACTGGGGCCTGACGATGGGGAAGTGACATCGCCTGTGAAGATGTGGCTCGAAGCAATCGATCTTCTGTGTGAAAGGCTCAGTGAGGGAAAGATTGACTTTGGAGCTATTGCTGCTGTTTCTGGAGCTGGCCAG CAACATGGATCTGTTTTTTGGTCATCTGATTCAGATAGTCTGCTGGCTAGCTTGGATTCAAGTAAATCATTGACCGAGCAACTTTTCCCTGCTGCGTTTGCGTCACCTAAAGCCCCTATTTGGCAAGATTCATCGACCACCGTAGACTGCAAACGGTTAGAAGATGAATTTGGAGGGGCTCAAGCTGTAGCGGACGTTTCAGGGAGCCGTGCATATGAAAGGTTTACCGGTAACCAGATCTCGAGA ATTCGGCGATTGAAGCCAGACGTATACGAAGCCTCAACACATATCTCGTTGGTGTCTTCTTTCATAACTTCTGTCTTTCTGGGTCGTATCGCTCCGATCGATATATCCGACGCGAGTGGTATGAACCTGATGGACGTCTTGAGTTGCAAATGGGACCAAAGGCTGCTCGAGATCTGCGGCGGGCCTACGTTGCGCGCTAAACTAGGGGAAGAACCTGTCATTGGCGGCACTTCGCTGGGTCCCGTTAGTAGTTGGTGGGTAAAGAAATGGGGCTTCAACCCAG AGTGCATTGTTGCACCATTCACCGGTGATAATCCTGCTACTGTCATGTCGCTTTCAGCACCTGGAGACGCTTTGCTTTCACTCGGTACATCGACGACGTTTTTGCTCTCTATTCCTCATACGTCGGCTCCTCCGAAACGCTTCACGACTTCTCATCTTCTCGCCCACCCCACCGATTTCGACGGTAAAATAGCGATGCTGTGCTACAAAAACGGTGCTCTGGCCCGTGAACAAATCAGGGATAGATTCGCAAACGGTGACTGGGACAAGTTTAACCAACTTATCCAACAGACACCACCTGGATGCAATGGAAATTTAGGCTTCTACTTCCCTCTACCCGAAATCATCCCCCCGAATGTCACTGGCGAATTCTTCTTCACTACGGATTTGGTCAAGACGACTGTGAAGCCGCCGTTGCCCACTGAAAATGTGCCGCCTACAATCCACCCAAGAGCTATTGTTGAGTCGCAGTTTTTGTCGATCAGGTCGAGGATAGCGGCTATGCTCCCCAAGGACTCGCCACACTTGAAGAGGCTTGTTATCAGTGGTGGTTCCTCGCAGAATCTTGTTATCAGACAGCTGCTAGCT GATATCTTTGATATGGACGTGTATGTCTCTGCCACAAAAGAGGCGGCTGCTTCTGGTGGTGCGCTCCTCGCCAAGTATGCCTGGTGGAAGCGCTCCCACCCTGAGGGAACCTTTGAGGATATGACGGCCGGTGAAGCCATGGGGTTGCAATGTGTCGCGAATCCAAACAAAGAAATATCTGCCGTATACAATGACCTTGTCAGTGTATACGATGCCTGCGAAGCCCAGGTCGTTGATTCATGGGCGGCTAAAAATTAA